The following nucleotide sequence is from Acidovorax radicis.
CAGAAGAAGATGAGAACCGGCAGTGTGGGCGTTGTGGAGTCAAAATGAAATTGTCGAAATAAGTGCAGTGGCTATACATTTATGTATGAGTCAACGCGATAACGACGGCGAAAACGACGACGAAAACAAAGGCATCAAAGACATCCAAGGCATTGGGTGGGAGCTTTATCGCACCTACCTGGCCGTGCTGCGTGAGGGCTCGCTGTCTGGTGCCGCACGGGCATTGGGCGTCACGCAGCCCACGGTGGGGCGCCATATCGCCGCGCTGGAGGCTGCGCTGGAGCTGGTGCTCTTCACCCGGTCGCCGCAAGGCCTGTTGCCCACCGAGGCCGCGCTCGCACTGCAGTCATACGCCGAGGCCATGGGCCATACCGCTGCGGCCCTGGTGCGCGCTGCCGGCGCCCAGGGCGACGGCGTGCGTGGCACGGTGCGTCAGCGCCAGCGAGATCGTGGGGGTGGAGGTGCTGCCCCCGATCCTGGCCCGGCTGCAGGCCGATCACCCCGCGCTGACGGTCGAGCTGGTGCTCAGCAACCGCGTGCACGATCTTTTGCAGCGCGAGGCAGACATCGCCATCCGCATGACCGAACCCCGGCAGGACGCGCTGATGGCACGCCGCGTGGGCGCGGTGGCGCTGGGGCTGTATGCCCACCCGCAATACCTGCAGCGCCACGGAACGCCCCAGGCGTTGGCCGACCTGGCGCAGCACCGGCTCATCGGCTTTGACGAGGAAACCCCGTTCCTGCGCGCGGCCCGAAAGTCCTTTCCGGCCTGGCAGCGCGAGGGGTTTGCCGTGCGCAGCGACAGCGACGTGGCGCAGCTGGCCTTCATGCGCGCGGGCGGCGGCATCGGCGTGTGCCAGACCGGGCTGGCGCTGCGCGCCCCGGCCCTGGTGCACCTGCTGCCTGCGCAGTTCGTGTGGGGCCTGGAGACCTGGGTCGTCATGCACGAAGACCTGCGCCACAGCCCGCGCTGCCGCGTCACTTTCGATGCGCTGGTGGCGGGGCTGCAGCAGTATCTGGCCGATGGGGCGGGCGTGGGGGGCTGAGTCGGCAAGCGCCGCACTGCGCCGCCGGGTCGCTTTTCGATTTATCGACTCGTCGCCTTCTCGTCCACACGTTGTGTTGGCTGAGCACTATAAATTTGATAGCTATCTGCGCTTGATCATCAAGCGGTAGCGCCCGTTATTGCTTTAAACCGCCCGCCTGTCTACTCACCGTAGCCGTTGCGCCGCCACCTCGCGTACCAGGTCCCATGCGGCCTGCGCCACGGGGGCCAGCGCACGGTTGCGCCGGTGCACCAGCACGATGTCGCGGTCCACGCGGGGCACCAGCGGGCGCACCACCAGCCGCGCCAGGCCCTCGGGTGGCAGGGCCAGCGTGGGGATGACCGAGATGCCCAGCCCCGCGTCGAGCATGCGGAAGATGGTGGTGGGGTGGCCCACCTCCTGGGCCACCGTATGCGGCACGGCGTGGTCGGCCAGCGCGCGGTCAATTAGTCGGCGGCTGCCCGAGGCGTGGTCCAGCAGCACCAGCGATTCACCAGCCAGATCGGCCCAGCGCACGTGGCGTTTGCGGGCCAGCCGGTGGCTGGGTGGGCAGGCCAGGCAAAAGGGCTCGGTCAGGATGGTTTCGCACTCCAGCGCCTCGCGCTCGCCAGGGTCGATCACGACCCCAAAGTCCACCTCGCCCGACAGCACGCTGGCCAGCACCGCGCTCTGAATGCGGTCTAGCAGCACCAGCTCCAGCCCCGGCAACGTCTGCAGGCACTGCGC
It contains:
- a CDS encoding LysR family transcriptional regulator — encoded protein: MNITLRQLHVFQSVAATHNFSRTGDAVGLTQPAVSRSINELESQLGLKLLNRTTREVTLTDAGQRLAARLPRVLEELDNTLLDVRGMATERRGRVRVASSPTLSANLMPDCIAQCLQTLPGLELVLLDRIQSAVLASVLSGEVDFGVVIDPGEREALECETILTEPFCLACPPSHRLARKRHVRWADLAGESLVLLDHASGSRRLIDRALADHAVPHTVAQEVGHPTTIFRMLDAGLGISVIPTLALPPEGLARLVVRPLVPRVDRDIVLVHRRNRALAPVAQAAWDLVREVAAQRLR